A region of Nitrospiria bacterium DNA encodes the following proteins:
- a CDS encoding RNA-binding protein: MGAKLYVGNLSYQATEKEINDLFAAAGTVASVKIITDGQTGRPRGFGFVEMGSSEEAQKAIEMFNGKNFMERSLIVSEARPQQKRERGGGGGGGYGGGGYGGGRGGRGR; the protein is encoded by the coding sequence ATGGGCGCGAAGCTTTACGTCGGTAATCTTTCGTATCAAGCCACAGAAAAAGAAATTAATGATTTGTTTGCCGCCGCGGGAACGGTGGCTTCCGTTAAGATCATCACCGATGGTCAGACGGGGCGTCCGCGCGGGTTCGGCTTTGTTGAAATGGGCTCTTCCGAAGAGGCTCAAAAGGCCATCGAGATGTTCAACGGCAAGAATTTTATGGAGCGAAGCCTGATCGTCAGCGAGGCCCGCCCCCAGCAGAAGCGGGAACGAGGAGGAGGGGGAGGGGGAGGATATGGCGGCGGGGGATATGGCGGCGGGCGCGGAGGCCGCGGGAGATAA
- a CDS encoding DUF2231 domain-containing protein, with the protein MLNHPVHPIVVHFPIALLFTAVYFEIFGFWVRREAYRQFGLWLLILGLISGIIASAVGFWGEEAVVAAGVPEKAVDRHEFLAITTLVVFALLLLFRWRVRDRWSLRNRTVYMTLAVLGVLLLGSTGYFGGDLVYRYGAGVQKPATVATPPEKAPTSTGHDSED; encoded by the coding sequence GTGCTCAATCATCCCGTCCACCCGATCGTCGTCCATTTTCCGATCGCCCTGCTTTTTACAGCCGTCTATTTTGAAATTTTCGGATTTTGGGTCCGCCGGGAAGCGTATCGCCAATTTGGCTTGTGGCTGTTGATCTTGGGTTTGATCAGCGGGATCATCGCTTCCGCCGTCGGGTTCTGGGGGGAAGAGGCGGTGGTGGCCGCGGGCGTTCCTGAAAAAGCGGTGGACCGGCATGAATTCTTGGCCATCACCACCTTGGTGGTGTTCGCGCTGCTGCTGTTGTTCCGTTGGCGGGTTCGCGATCGATGGTCCCTCCGTAACAGGACGGTCTATATGACTCTGGCCGTGCTGGGGGTTCTCCTTTTGGGATCGACCGGTTACTTCGGCGGCGACCTAGTGTATCGGTACGGGGCCGGGGTCCAGAAGCCTGCGACCGTCGCGACGCCGCCGGAGAAGGCGCCGACGTCGACGGGGCATGACTCAGAGGATTGA
- a CDS encoding zinc ribbon domain-containing protein, protein MPSSAIDLRNEHPNLSQTKESPKLTLAKKSPHLKLTESYVELFRGNPTEAKDTARFLEKEGIPYRIEDDEMTPLPYRLDGENPMGNPPVKLVRVPLSQVEKARALLDWENQKEEPLPVVDTTLTETEEDVLVCPACESEVIPEDGTCPECGWEFDLEDETDEEEYFCSSCGETCDPDDPVCPNCGAHFDH, encoded by the coding sequence TTGCCCTCCTCCGCGATCGATCTTCGGAATGAACACCCGAATTTGTCGCAAACCAAGGAATCCCCAAAACTGACCCTGGCCAAGAAATCCCCGCACCTGAAACTAACCGAATCCTACGTCGAGCTTTTCCGGGGCAACCCGACCGAGGCGAAGGATACCGCCCGCTTTCTCGAGAAAGAGGGCATCCCGTACCGGATTGAAGACGACGAGATGACCCCGTTGCCCTATCGATTGGACGGCGAAAACCCCATGGGAAATCCCCCGGTGAAGCTGGTCCGGGTGCCCCTCTCCCAGGTTGAAAAGGCCCGCGCCCTTTTGGATTGGGAAAACCAGAAGGAAGAACCTCTACCTGTCGTCGACACTACCCTGACCGAAACGGAAGAAGACGTCCTGGTTTGTCCGGCCTGCGAATCCGAGGTCATTCCGGAGGATGGGACCTGTCCTGAATGCGGATGGGAATTCGATCTGGAAGACGAAACGGACGAAGAGGAATATTTCTGTTCCTCCTGCGGCGAAACCTGCGATCCGGACGATCCCGTCTGTCCGAACTGCGGCGCCCATTTTGATCATTAA
- a CDS encoding DUF1499 domain-containing protein: MRSKLVAGVVLVLILPVAAVVVAIAMNRPMLFDPPGFMERLAIYLRYNVAETTADPVLPELRIRHYRLPEETVKAAVERTLRSLPRWTMVRAEGGVGAYQAEVTSMIWRFRDDLSVLVTGSPTGEVEVYVHSASRVGRGDLGANRVHVLMFYEALERNLQVDS, from the coding sequence ATGCGGTCCAAGCTTGTCGCGGGGGTCGTGCTGGTACTGATCCTGCCCGTAGCCGCCGTGGTCGTCGCGATCGCGATGAACCGACCGATGCTGTTCGATCCCCCCGGTTTCATGGAGCGGCTTGCGATCTACTTGCGGTACAATGTGGCCGAGACGACCGCGGATCCGGTCCTGCCCGAACTTCGGATTCGGCATTACCGGCTGCCGGAGGAAACGGTAAAAGCGGCCGTCGAACGGACCCTCCGGTCTCTCCCACGCTGGACGATGGTCCGGGCGGAAGGGGGTGTGGGCGCTTATCAGGCCGAGGTAACCAGCATGATCTGGCGGTTCCGGGACGATCTGTCCGTCTTGGTGACCGGCTCGCCGACCGGGGAGGTCGAGGTCTATGTTCACTCCGCTTCGCGGGTCGGCCGCGGAGATCTGGGGGCCAACCGCGTCCATGTCCTCATGTTCTATGAGGCGCTGGAGCGGAATCTTCAGGTGGATTCTTAG